The following proteins are encoded in a genomic region of Nomascus leucogenys isolate Asia chromosome 17, Asia_NLE_v1, whole genome shotgun sequence:
- the LOC115830807 gene encoding mucin-3A-like: protein PIFTSSITTTETTSHSPPSFTSSITTTETPSHSTPSFTSSITTTETPSHSNPSFTSLIGTTASTSHSPLGFTSAIATTGITSHSTPILTSSIATTETISHSTPSYTSSITSTETPSHSTPSFPSSITNSETISHRTPSLTSAITTTETMTHSIPGFISSITTTETTSHSPPSFTSLSTTTETPSHSTPGFSSLIATSKTTSTSPPRFTFAITTTRTTSHSTPSTAGFTSSIATTETTSHNTPGFTSLIATTETTSHSTPSFTSSITTTEIISHSTPSYISSTATTETPSHSTPSFTSLITTTETTSHSTPSFTSSITTTETTSHSTPGFTSSITSTETTSHNPPSFTSSSTTTETPSHSPPAFSSSIDTSKTTSTSSPRFTSAIATTKTTSHNNLTQYCRLHFFDRHQRDHVTQYSWLYFFDRHHRDHLTQYSQLHFFNHHH from the exons CCTATCTTCACTTCTTCGATCACCACCAcagagaccacctcacacagtcctcccagcttcacttcttcaatcACTACCACCGAAACCCCCTCACACAGTA CTCCCAGTTTCACTTCTTCGATCACTACCACTGAGACCCCCTCACACAGTAATCCCAGCTTCACATCTTTGATCGGCACCACTGCGTCCACCTCACACAGTCCTCTGGGCTTCACTTCTGCGATCGCCACCACAGGGatcacctcacacagtactcccattTTGACTTCTTCAATCGCCACCACTGAGACCatctcacacagtactcccagctacACTTCTTCAATCACCTCCACCGAGACaccctcacacagtactcccagcttccCTTCTTCAATCACGAACAGTGAGACCATATCACACAGGACTCCCAGCTTGACTTCTGCAATCACCACCACTGAGACCATGACACACAGTATTCCAGGCTTCATTTCTTCAATCAccaccaccgagaccacctcacacagtcctcccagcttcacttctttaAGCACAACCACTGAGACCCCTTCACACAGTACTCCCGGCTTCTCTTCTTTGATTGCCACCTCCAAGACAACCTCAACAAGCCCTCCCAGATTCACCTTTGCGATCACCACCACCaggaccacctcacacagtactcccag TACTGCCGGCTTCACTTCTTCGATTGCCACCACTGAGACCACGTCACACAATACTCCTGGCTTCACTTCTTTGATCGccaccaccgagaccacctcacacagtactcccagcttcacttcttcaatcACCACCACTGAGATCATCTCACATAGTACTCCCAGCTACATTTCTTCGACTGCCACCACTGAGACACcgtcacacagtactcccagc TTCACTTCTTTGATCACCACCactgagaccacctcacacagtactcccagcttcacttcttcgatcaccaccaccgagaccacctcacacagtactcccgGCTTCACTTCTTCGATCACCAGCactgagaccacctcacacaatcctcccagcttcacttcctcAAGCACCACCACTGAGACCCCTTCACATAGTCCTCCTGCCTTCTCTTCTTCAATTGACACCTCCAAGACCACCTCAACCAGTTCTCCGAGATTCACCTCTGCGATCGCCACCACcaagaccacctcacaca ACAACCTCACACAGTACTGCCGGCTTCACTTCTTCGATCGCCACCAGCGAGACCACGTCACACAATACTCCTGGCTTTACTTCTTTGATCGccaccaccgagaccacctcacacagtactcccagcttcacttcttcaatcACCACCACTGA